The Desulfovibrio inopinatus DSM 10711 genome includes the window AGCGAGTAGAGGCTCTTGTCAATTGGGCGCTTGATGCTTTTAATTTGTCGGAGAAGGTTGGATATAACCCACATGACTTAGGCTATGGAGAGCGCAAGCGCCTTGCCTTGGCTTCTGTCTTGGCTATGGATACTGAAATCATTGTTCTCGATGAGCCAACAGTCGGTCTTGACCCCAAGGAGGTCTCTCAATGTATCCGAGTTTTGCGAGAACTTGAAACAAAAAATAAAATTGTCATTGTTATAAGCCACGATATGGATTTTATTGCACGAACGATGACAAGAGCTGTTTGTTTGGAAGATGGATGCAAACGATTTGATGGTTCTCTCTCTGAGTTGTTTGATGATGTTTTTCTTCTTGAGCAGTGTGGATTATTGTTACCGCAAATAGCCCAACTGAGTGTTCATTACGGACTCCATCTTCAGGAGTACAGTGCAAAGTCGTTTATAGATGAATTTACGCAGCAGCGCGCAGTTACTCTTTTATCCAAATAATGTATTTCGCTGATGAATATGTGTGACATCAGTTTATCGTGGCATGTCATGCGGCGATATTCTCATTATAACCCGATTTCTTCATCGATCAAGATAACAGTAATTCGTCCCTTGGGATAGCTGCG containing:
- a CDS encoding energy-coupling factor ABC transporter ATP-binding protein; amino-acid sequence: MTTKTIEIDNISYRYTIDIEVLKNITLSISPGERVALLGHNGSGKSTLAKHLNGLLLPRDGEIRIHGIATTQRRIAQLAHFVALLFQNPNDQICKRTVRDEVAFGPQNLKYSAERVEALVNWALDAFNLSEKVGYNPHDLGYGERKRLALASVLAMDTEIIVLDEPTVGLDPKEVSQCIRVLRELETKNKIVIVISHDMDFIARTMTRAVCLEDGCKRFDGSLSELFDDVFLLEQCGLLLPQIAQLSVHYGLHLQEYSAKSFIDEFTQQRAVTLLSK